The Mesobacillus jeotgali genome window below encodes:
- a CDS encoding CBO0543 family protein — translation MKIFIVTVILVLLVALKMPRKRTRHELLATIQFALLMNFVTDLYLDLKYKLYWYFDKEQIEWLYLAVAVGEIAVLVIVFNYFPLKSNAIKRFIYILGWTCILVLLELYAVYIRVLHYGEWNILYSAVVYFISLYILYFVLEYTADRRETQ, via the coding sequence GTGAAGATATTTATAGTGACAGTTATATTAGTTCTTTTAGTTGCCCTAAAAATGCCTAGAAAAAGAACTAGGCACGAGTTACTAGCTACAATACAGTTTGCATTGTTAATGAATTTTGTAACTGATCTGTATCTTGATTTAAAGTACAAACTTTACTGGTATTTTGATAAAGAACAAATAGAGTGGTTGTACCTAGCTGTAGCCGTTGGTGAGATTGCTGTACTGGTTATTGTTTTTAATTATTTTCCCCTGAAATCTAATGCCATTAAGAGATTTATATATATCTTAGGATGGACATGCATTCTTGTATTACTTGAATTGTATGCAGTTTATATTAGAGTTTTACATTATGGTGAATGGAATATATTATATTCGGCGGTGGTTTACTTTATTTCACTGTACATCCTTTATTTCGTGTTAGAATACACGGCGGATAGAAGAGAAACTCAATAA
- a CDS encoding HEAT repeat domain-containing protein → MIVDGLGKYKDKRVIPVLVGLLEDKDVQGHALSALSKFKDPELITYIKPFVNHEITWIRNTAKRAISKFEKLSNE, encoded by the coding sequence ATGATTGTTGATGGACTAGGCAAATATAAAGACAAAAGGGTAATTCCTGTTTTGGTGGGGCTATTAGAGGATAAAGATGTCCAAGGACACGCACTCTCAGCTCTTTCAAAATTTAAAGACCCTGAGTTGATAACCTATATTAAGCCATTCGTTAATCACGAAATTACTTGGATTAGAAATACTGCTAAAAGGGCAATATCAAAATTTGAGAAATTAAGCAATGAATAA
- a CDS encoding cation acetate symporter has protein sequence MSTFLEPKFLLTLILMGTIVYITYLTKRSATASDYFVGGRSFGWFTNGSAIGGDYLSAATFLGIAGLTYQLGYDGAYYAFCFSIGLTLLAIFVAGPLRRFGAYTVADFLAYRFHSRRARLAAVAVVLAISGFYAAPQLLGAAQILSMFFGTSYEFGIIFTCSVMIFYVGIGGMKGTTLNQALELWIRLGAFLLMVGAAIWGGLHYQDILASINEFKGTITGTASFTSDGKDIPFDGSVWTGTGNYFPSFWQTISMTIGLSLGTIGLPHILLRFYTNPSAKAARRSALMAIGIASAFFLFAVYLGVVGRSIFLTGDADPAVMKDLFAGGNNMVVPSTAQALGGEWLLGLVIAGAFAAVFSNLSGLFIASSGALAHDLYATFFRKNITEKERVIAGKASIIVLGVLYGILGLMVKEASIGHLVALAFTVAASTFTPIFILGIWWRGMTEKGAIAGLVLGLVSSMYMIFFKTTLPEFLQFNVPGIITVPIGFLSVYIVSKLDRKVPSDVNEFMKQVHSKESEAA, from the coding sequence ATGTCTACATTCCTTGAGCCGAAATTCCTGTTAACATTGATCCTGATGGGAACCATTGTGTATATCACCTATCTGACTAAAAGAAGCGCGACTGCTTCCGACTATTTCGTAGGAGGCCGCAGCTTCGGCTGGTTCACCAACGGCTCGGCGATTGGCGGCGATTATTTGAGCGCAGCCACCTTCCTGGGAATTGCCGGCCTGACCTACCAGCTCGGCTATGACGGTGCATACTATGCCTTTTGCTTCTCAATCGGCTTGACACTATTGGCGATTTTCGTTGCTGGACCGCTTCGCCGTTTTGGAGCCTATACAGTTGCTGACTTTTTGGCCTACCGCTTCCACAGCCGGCGCGCCCGCCTGGCAGCCGTCGCTGTCGTACTTGCTATTTCCGGCTTTTATGCAGCCCCTCAGCTGCTTGGTGCTGCGCAGATTCTAAGCATGTTTTTTGGCACAAGCTACGAATTTGGAATCATTTTCACCTGTTCCGTCATGATTTTCTATGTGGGAATCGGCGGCATGAAGGGAACTACCCTTAACCAGGCCTTGGAATTATGGATTCGTCTTGGCGCGTTCCTCCTCATGGTTGGTGCAGCCATCTGGGGCGGACTTCATTATCAGGATATCCTGGCATCAATCAATGAGTTCAAAGGTACGATCACAGGTACAGCAAGCTTCACGTCTGATGGAAAAGATATTCCGTTCGACGGTTCTGTCTGGACAGGAACAGGCAACTACTTCCCGTCATTCTGGCAGACGATTTCAATGACAATCGGACTTTCACTTGGTACCATCGGACTTCCGCACATCCTGTTGCGCTTCTACACAAATCCAAGCGCAAAAGCTGCGCGCAGATCCGCTCTTATGGCCATTGGAATCGCGAGTGCGTTCTTCTTGTTCGCTGTTTACCTTGGAGTAGTAGGACGCTCAATCTTCTTGACTGGCGATGCTGATCCGGCTGTCATGAAAGACCTGTTTGCTGGCGGAAATAACATGGTTGTCCCGTCAACAGCACAGGCCCTTGGCGGGGAATGGCTGCTGGGCCTTGTCATCGCCGGTGCATTCGCAGCCGTGTTCTCGAATCTTTCCGGGCTGTTCATCGCAAGCTCCGGTGCCCTTGCACATGATTTGTACGCAACCTTCTTCCGTAAAAACATTACTGAAAAAGAGCGCGTCATCGCTGGTAAAGCCTCTATCATCGTGCTCGGGGTTTTATACGGAATCCTTGGCCTGATGGTAAAAGAAGCATCCATCGGCCACCTGGTCGCCCTCGCATTCACCGTGGCGGCAAGTACATTCACACCAATCTTCATCCTTGGGATCTGGTGGAGAGGAATGACGGAAAAAGGAGCAATCGCCGGTCTGGTACTCGGTCTCGTCTCTTCCATGTACATGATCTTCTTCAAGACGACACTGCCAGAGTTCCTGCAGTTCAACGTACCTGGAATCATCACTGTGCCAATCGGATTCCTGTCCGTCTACATCGTTTCAAAGCTCGACCGCAAAGTACCATCTGATGTGAACGAATTTATGAAACAAGTTCACTCCAAAGAGTCGGAAGCAGCGTAA
- a CDS encoding helix-turn-helix domain-containing protein — translation MHSIWLGVEDEGEYGKLAAWILEECQENCKLVGEENDIHIAIIEVNKWHDWVKIHRFRKRSKSCRIIPLLDPSLLHTSPLAIEFKLTYLLVKSVKQRIFLRTLKRAVEEIESENTRFAETEEVFHHFHSEQALGRNALPFKETFLRKLLSGDLKTEEELLQSRFFLPGEAVPNVVCFIQGFVRCPAKRIQEGWQSSMVIQEFLKKQFEGYQLTFLSYRKHLLMLLQVPSEYGSLRHWKEGEERILGTIESLENEYGIQLYIGVGSVYREPLLLHHSYKEACKARRTSPYERLQLRYFEEISKDIQIQRCADYISQYCTEDLSIKQVADQINLSVPYFSRIFKQETGRNFVEYVTFVRMQRAVWMLRHTDHTVEAIAEELGYNTPNYFSGTFKKYVGLSPRDYRATEEIIFV, via the coding sequence TTGCATTCAATTTGGCTTGGTGTTGAAGATGAAGGGGAGTATGGGAAGCTGGCTGCATGGATACTGGAAGAGTGCCAGGAGAATTGTAAGCTAGTAGGCGAAGAGAATGATATACATATCGCGATCATTGAAGTGAATAAATGGCATGATTGGGTAAAAATACATCGGTTCCGCAAACGGAGTAAAAGTTGCCGGATCATTCCGCTGCTGGACCCATCACTTTTGCATACCTCTCCGCTGGCAATCGAATTCAAGCTGACCTACCTGCTTGTAAAATCGGTGAAACAACGAATCTTTTTACGTACCTTAAAGCGAGCGGTCGAAGAGATTGAAAGTGAGAATACCAGATTCGCAGAAACCGAGGAAGTATTTCATCATTTCCATTCAGAGCAGGCGCTCGGGCGTAATGCCTTGCCTTTTAAGGAGACTTTTTTACGGAAACTGTTGTCAGGGGACTTGAAGACAGAGGAAGAGCTTCTGCAATCCCGTTTTTTCCTGCCAGGGGAGGCTGTTCCGAATGTGGTCTGTTTTATCCAGGGATTCGTCCGCTGTCCGGCTAAACGGATACAGGAAGGCTGGCAGTCGTCGATGGTGATCCAGGAATTTTTAAAAAAGCAGTTTGAAGGGTATCAGCTCACCTTCCTGTCATATAGGAAACATCTGCTCATGCTGCTCCAGGTGCCATCAGAGTATGGTTCTTTAAGGCATTGGAAAGAGGGTGAGGAGCGTATCCTTGGGACGATTGAGTCTCTGGAAAATGAATACGGGATACAGCTTTATATTGGTGTAGGCTCGGTTTATCGCGAGCCGCTGCTGCTGCACCACTCATACAAAGAAGCGTGCAAAGCCAGACGGACATCGCCATACGAAAGACTACAGCTCCGCTATTTTGAGGAAATATCGAAGGACATACAAATTCAAAGGTGCGCTGATTACATTTCCCAGTACTGTACGGAGGACTTGTCCATCAAGCAAGTTGCCGACCAGATTAACCTGAGCGTGCCATACTTCAGTCGCATCTTTAAACAAGAAACCGGACGAAACTTCGTCGAGTATGTCACCTTTGTCCGCATGCAGCGTGCTGTCTGGATGCTGCGCCACACCGACCACACAGTGGAGGCCATCGCAGAAGAACTGGGGTATAACACCCCCAACTACTTCAGCGGGACCTTCAAAAAATATGTTGGTCTGTCACCAAGGGATTACAGGGCGACCGAGGAGATTATTTTTGTTTAG
- a CDS encoding ABC transporter ATP-binding protein gives MEKQQTSLKPFLNLILSTNIPKAALFTGLAASIITTLAGLVVPLLTKNLVDGFSVEAISVPLVIAIGAAFIIQAIISGISIYLLSYVGQKVVARLRERMWSKLIRMPVRYFDKQSSGETVSRIVNDTSIVKELITNHFPNFATGIISIIGAVVILLVMDWKMTLLMLISVPLTLAIMMPLGRKMAKIARGLQDETAIFTGHITQTLGEIRLMKASTAEKIEEDNGYNGIDKLFNFGLKEAQIFALIGPVMQLMIMVVIVIIIAYGGMRVVNGTMSTGALIAFLLYLFQIIMPITSFAMFFTQLQRAKGATERIIEILDQHLEEGQDGIEKDITNLPITIEDVSFAYSEEEPVIEGVSLDAQPGQMVAFVGPSGGGKTTMFGLIERFYEPIKGEIRIGDTPIQQLSLNSWRNQIGYVSQESAMMAGTIRENLYYGLENGDQIPDERLWEVAKMAYADQFIADFPKGLDTEVGERGVKLSGGQRQRIAIARAFLRDPKILMMDEATASLDSQSEGIVQQALTRLMEGRTTFVIAHRLSTIVNADKIVFIEKGRVTGIGTHQELVRTHDLYREFAEQQLA, from the coding sequence ATGGAGAAACAGCAAACAAGCTTAAAGCCTTTCCTCAATTTGATTTTATCGACAAATATTCCGAAGGCTGCTCTTTTTACCGGGCTGGCTGCGAGTATCATCACTACCCTGGCTGGCCTGGTTGTTCCGCTGCTGACGAAAAACCTGGTTGATGGTTTTTCTGTTGAGGCGATCAGCGTTCCGCTCGTGATTGCAATTGGTGCCGCCTTCATCATTCAGGCAATCATCAGTGGGATTTCCATCTACCTGCTCAGCTATGTTGGCCAAAAGGTCGTGGCGAGGCTGCGCGAACGGATGTGGTCGAAACTGATCCGTATGCCCGTCCGCTATTTTGACAAGCAGTCCAGCGGTGAAACGGTCAGCCGGATCGTCAATGATACGAGTATTGTCAAAGAACTGATCACGAACCATTTCCCGAATTTCGCAACAGGAATTATTTCAATCATCGGTGCTGTTGTGATTCTGCTGGTGATGGACTGGAAAATGACCTTGCTCATGCTCATTTCCGTGCCGCTTACCCTCGCCATTATGATGCCCCTTGGCAGGAAAATGGCCAAAATCGCGCGTGGATTGCAGGATGAGACAGCCATTTTCACCGGACATATCACCCAGACACTCGGTGAAATTCGCCTAATGAAAGCCTCGACGGCTGAAAAAATCGAAGAAGACAATGGGTATAACGGAATTGATAAGCTATTCAACTTCGGGTTGAAGGAAGCACAAATATTCGCGTTGATTGGTCCAGTCATGCAGCTGATGATCATGGTCGTCATCGTCATCATCATCGCATACGGCGGAATGCGCGTTGTGAATGGAACCATGTCGACAGGTGCGCTCATCGCCTTCCTGCTTTATTTATTCCAGATCATCATGCCGATCACTTCGTTCGCGATGTTCTTTACCCAGCTGCAAAGAGCGAAAGGTGCGACAGAAAGGATCATCGAAATTCTCGACCAGCACCTTGAAGAAGGACAGGATGGCATCGAAAAAGATATTACCAACCTGCCAATCACCATCGAGGATGTCAGCTTTGCCTACAGTGAGGAAGAGCCTGTCATTGAGGGAGTCTCATTGGACGCGCAGCCAGGACAGATGGTGGCTTTCGTCGGACCGAGCGGCGGCGGGAAGACAACCATGTTCGGGCTGATTGAACGTTTTTATGAACCGATAAAAGGAGAAATCAGGATTGGTGACACTCCGATCCAGCAACTATCGCTTAACTCGTGGCGCAACCAAATCGGCTATGTATCCCAGGAAAGCGCGATGATGGCCGGTACCATCCGCGAAAACCTGTATTACGGACTCGAAAATGGTGATCAAATTCCCGATGAACGTCTGTGGGAAGTCGCAAAAATGGCCTATGCAGACCAATTCATCGCAGATTTTCCAAAAGGGCTCGATACCGAAGTCGGCGAACGTGGCGTCAAGCTATCCGGGGGCCAAAGGCAGCGCATCGCCATCGCCCGCGCCTTCCTGCGTGATCCGAAAATTTTGATGATGGACGAAGCTACAGCAAGCCTCGACAGCCAGTCAGAAGGCATCGTCCAGCAAGCATTGACCCGCCTGATGGAAGGCCGGACGACATTCGTCATCGCGCACAGACTCTCTACCATCGTCAATGCTGATAAGATCGTTTTTATCGAAAAAGGAAGAGTCACCGGGATCGGCACTCACCAGGAATTGGTTCGAACTCATGATTTGTATAGGGAATTTGCCGAGCAGCAGCTGGCATAA
- a CDS encoding ABC transporter → MSNGVHAACSVFELFLGVLLGVGLILLSYFGLIGFVFGGAALAGTISTIVGIIGFIVVILFAYCIIRRLWRCCFGGGC, encoded by the coding sequence ATGAGTAACGGTGTTCATGCTGCTTGCAGCGTGTTCGAATTGTTTCTTGGAGTCCTGCTTGGGGTAGGATTGATTCTATTGTCTTACTTTGGACTGATCGGTTTTGTCTTTGGCGGAGCTGCATTGGCTGGTACTATAAGCACAATTGTAGGGATTATTGGATTTATCGTGGTCATCCTGTTTGCCTACTGCATTATAAGAAGGTTATGGCGTTGTTGTTTTGGCGGCGGATGCTAA
- a CDS encoding Yip1 family protein produces the protein MEQEMKSKTEKPSLIGMFWSPGEQFDRIRQNPKIWVPLILVSVLYAIGMYLMTLSMDASYLGLDGMSEEEAAMVMAFSKITVAITGILTPVFVVLISSAIYMIFTKIAGSDVTFKQLFSMNTHIMIIGAAGLLLNMILRAAIGGNPEIFITSLAGLMNSDKPGVLGSIEVFSIWQSILTAIGLHRVAGLSKGWAWGIAIVFFLIGIGFAILGAMFSNTMGV, from the coding sequence ATGGAACAAGAAATGAAAAGCAAAACCGAGAAACCGAGTTTAATAGGGATGTTCTGGAGTCCGGGAGAGCAGTTTGACCGGATACGCCAGAATCCGAAGATTTGGGTCCCGCTGATTTTAGTGAGTGTCCTGTATGCCATTGGCATGTATTTGATGACATTGTCAATGGATGCCTCTTACCTTGGGCTTGATGGAATGAGTGAGGAAGAAGCCGCCATGGTGATGGCTTTTTCAAAGATTACGGTTGCAATCACAGGAATCCTGACACCAGTGTTCGTCGTGCTGATATCGAGTGCGATTTATATGATTTTTACAAAAATCGCCGGATCTGATGTTACATTCAAGCAGTTATTTTCAATGAATACACATATCATGATCATCGGTGCTGCCGGTCTGTTATTGAATATGATACTTAGGGCAGCTATTGGCGGAAATCCGGAAATTTTCATTACAAGTCTTGCTGGATTGATGAACAGTGACAAGCCTGGAGTCCTTGGATCAATCGAGGTATTTTCTATCTGGCAGTCGATTTTGACAGCGATCGGGCTTCACCGTGTTGCGGGGTTGTCAAAAGGATGGGCATGGGGCATTGCCATCGTTTTCTTCCTGATTGGAATCGGGTTTGCGATTCTGGGGGCCATGTTCTCTAACACTATGGGTGTCTAA
- a CDS encoding efflux RND transporter periplasmic adaptor subunit, translated as MNKKIWIAIGVASLVLLMAGVSIYRQAFAKGPEVKVVNPAKEEIADEIMIPGTVVLEEEQKVYASPDKGKLAEILVKEGETVKKGDVLAKYDASALNLELERVKLQAESGYLRINQLDKKIKDVREKESELSKQIGKKAAKEQTDAEIDQLEGEKKLANIDLRQVLLQQKDAEARLLDLEIKSLIDGIVLQVNEESPADPAAAVKPVIHIGNLDAKGASGYLSEFDSMKVKEGQKVKLRSDVLPDQEWNGVVDDIAVFPEETQAQALSESTAAQYPIRVKARGMDLKPGFQLIMEIETERKEALTVPAEAVLTDKDTVYVFLVKEGKSHKQEIETGIAFGSKMEVISGLSEEDQVIANPSDNLKDGMEVDVK; from the coding sequence ATGAATAAGAAGATTTGGATTGCCATTGGCGTAGCCAGCCTGGTTCTGCTGATGGCCGGGGTGAGCATTTACAGGCAGGCTTTTGCAAAGGGGCCTGAAGTGAAGGTGGTCAATCCGGCGAAGGAAGAAATTGCGGATGAGATCATGATCCCGGGAACCGTCGTACTCGAAGAAGAACAGAAAGTTTATGCTTCACCAGATAAAGGCAAGCTGGCTGAGATTCTGGTGAAAGAAGGCGAAACGGTCAAAAAAGGGGATGTGTTGGCAAAGTATGATGCCAGCGCTTTGAATCTGGAACTGGAGCGAGTCAAACTTCAGGCGGAATCAGGCTACTTGCGAATCAATCAACTGGATAAAAAGATAAAAGACGTACGGGAAAAGGAATCTGAGCTCAGCAAGCAAATAGGTAAAAAAGCTGCAAAAGAACAGACAGATGCCGAAATCGACCAGCTTGAGGGTGAAAAAAAGCTGGCGAATATTGACCTCAGACAGGTGCTGCTCCAACAGAAGGACGCAGAAGCACGCTTGCTGGATTTGGAGATTAAGAGTTTGATAGATGGCATTGTCCTTCAGGTGAATGAGGAAAGCCCAGCAGACCCTGCGGCTGCAGTGAAGCCAGTGATTCACATTGGGAATCTTGATGCTAAAGGAGCATCCGGTTATTTATCCGAGTTTGACAGTATGAAGGTAAAAGAAGGGCAGAAGGTCAAGCTTCGATCAGATGTCCTGCCGGATCAAGAATGGAATGGTGTCGTCGATGACATTGCTGTTTTCCCGGAAGAGACGCAGGCTCAGGCATTGAGTGAGAGTACTGCCGCACAATATCCAATCAGGGTGAAAGCCAGAGGCATGGATTTGAAGCCAGGATTCCAGCTGATCATGGAAATCGAGACAGAACGGAAAGAGGCGCTGACTGTTCCCGCGGAGGCTGTCCTGACTGACAAGGATACAGTCTATGTATTCCTTGTAAAAGAAGGCAAAAGCCACAAGCAGGAAATTGAGACAGGAATCGCCTTTGGCAGCAAAATGGAAGTCATCAGTGGTTTGAGCGAGGAAGATCAGGTTATTGCCAATCCGTCCGACAACTTGAAGGATGGAATGGAAGTGGATGTAAAATGA
- a CDS encoding ABC transporter ATP-binding protein, with protein sequence MIELKQITKSFEVGRETIDVLKGIDLRIQAGESVAIMGPSGSGKSTLMNIIGCLDKPTAGEYELAGENVSRYLDAELAKVRNQSIGFVFQQFHLLPRLTALQNVELPMIYSGVSKKERLERARAALEKVGLGDRMDHLPNALSGGQKQRVAIARAIVNEPKIILADEPTGALDTKTSETIMELFTGLNEEGSTIVLVTHEPEVAEYAQRTIMVRDGLIVSSTPAGRGMRS encoded by the coding sequence ATGATTGAGCTGAAACAAATTACGAAATCCTTTGAAGTGGGCAGGGAAACGATTGATGTCCTAAAAGGAATCGATTTGAGGATCCAGGCAGGAGAATCGGTCGCCATCATGGGACCGTCGGGTTCGGGCAAATCGACCTTGATGAACATCATTGGCTGCCTTGATAAACCGACAGCCGGTGAGTATGAACTGGCTGGTGAAAATGTCTCGCGCTATTTGGATGCTGAACTGGCGAAGGTCAGAAACCAATCGATCGGATTTGTATTTCAGCAATTCCATCTGTTGCCAAGGCTGACGGCGCTCCAGAATGTCGAGCTGCCGATGATTTATAGCGGTGTTTCGAAAAAGGAGCGACTGGAAAGGGCAAGGGCTGCTCTCGAAAAGGTTGGGCTTGGCGACCGGATGGACCATCTCCCGAATGCCTTGTCCGGCGGGCAAAAGCAACGTGTCGCCATTGCCAGGGCTATCGTGAATGAACCAAAAATCATCCTTGCCGATGAGCCGACCGGCGCTCTGGATACGAAAACGAGCGAGACGATCATGGAGCTTTTTACCGGTTTGAATGAGGAGGGTTCCACGATTGTCCTTGTTACGCACGAGCCGGAAGTCGCAGAATATGCGCAGCGGACAATCATGGTCAGGGATGGTCTGATTGTTTCTTCCACACCAGCTGGAAGGGGGATGCGCTCATGA
- a CDS encoding ABC transporter permease, translating into MNMMENLRMALGSLKAHKMRSILTMIGIIIGVGAVIIVVAIGQGGEAMLKTQLTGPGNTIELFYQPSDEEIQANPNIFNEAPFQQEDIRALEKIPEIKQVVASSSQLSKASFGEDTVDASTTGVSQAFFEMNDIKAEKGRSFTAADFLGGRRVGIVSYSMQEELFGGESPVGKVIRIGAQPIEIVGVLEKPTGLFAFGTMQIYVPSKTWQIIYGKSDFNQVTLQAASADELQIAGKKAADLLNKMHDTEESYMVINMEEMAEGIGKITKVMTLIIGSIAGISLFVGGIGVMNIMLVSVTERTREIGIRKALGATRSQIMTQFLIESVTLTLIGGVLGILVGWGSASLISFFAGWPSLVSWQVVTGAMLFSMIIGIVFGLLPANKASRLDPIESLRYE; encoded by the coding sequence ATGAATATGATGGAAAATCTCCGGATGGCACTCGGATCGCTGAAGGCACACAAGATGCGCTCGATTTTAACCATGATCGGCATCATCATCGGCGTTGGGGCAGTCATCATTGTTGTTGCCATCGGCCAGGGCGGGGAAGCGATGCTGAAAACGCAGCTGACTGGTCCGGGCAACACGATTGAGCTGTTTTACCAGCCGTCTGATGAAGAAATTCAAGCCAATCCGAATATTTTCAATGAAGCCCCATTTCAACAGGAAGATATTCGCGCGCTGGAAAAAATACCGGAAATCAAGCAGGTGGTGGCATCGAGTTCCCAGCTTTCAAAAGCTTCCTTCGGCGAAGACACAGTGGACGCTTCCACAACTGGAGTGAGCCAGGCCTTTTTCGAAATGAATGATATCAAGGCGGAAAAAGGCAGAAGCTTCACCGCAGCTGATTTCCTTGGCGGCAGAAGGGTGGGGATTGTCAGTTATTCAATGCAGGAGGAATTGTTCGGTGGCGAATCGCCAGTCGGAAAGGTGATCCGCATCGGTGCCCAGCCGATCGAAATCGTCGGCGTACTGGAAAAACCGACTGGACTGTTCGCGTTTGGGACCATGCAAATATATGTTCCAAGTAAAACCTGGCAGATCATTTACGGCAAAAGCGATTTTAACCAGGTGACACTTCAGGCCGCATCCGCCGACGAGCTGCAGATCGCCGGCAAAAAGGCGGCAGACCTGTTGAATAAAATGCATGACACCGAGGAATCGTACATGGTCATCAACATGGAGGAAATGGCCGAGGGAATCGGCAAAATCACCAAGGTGATGACTTTGATCATCGGAAGCATCGCCGGAATCTCCCTGTTTGTCGGCGGCATTGGCGTCATGAATATCATGCTCGTCTCCGTAACCGAGCGAACGAGGGAAATCGGCATCAGGAAGGCACTTGGCGCGACCAGGTCGCAAATCATGACCCAGTTCCTGATTGAATCCGTCACGCTGACACTGATTGGCGGGGTGCTCGGCATCCTGGTAGGATGGGGTTCCGCCTCACTGATTTCCTTTTTTGCCGGCTGGCCGTCGCTAGTATCCTGGCAGGTCGTCACCGGAGCCATGCTGTTCTCGATGATCATCGGCATCGTTTTCGGACTGCTGCCGGCCAACAAAGCATCAAGACTCGACCCAATTGAGTCATTGAGATATGAATAG